Below is a window of Coregonus clupeaformis isolate EN_2021a unplaced genomic scaffold, ASM2061545v1 scaf1609, whole genome shotgun sequence DNA.
CCCACCTGTACTGATGAAGGCGAGTACAGGATAGGACACGAAACCTCTATTTTCCAGCGCACGTCGACAAATATGCAGAATACTGCCAGAGTGGACGGTAAGAAGGCTGCGCTTCATTGGCCCTCTCGATGGTGTCATTACAATATCTATGTTGTATATAGAACCCCAGGATAACAACAAGTGGAGCTCCACGCCAAGTGTGGAATGATATGAGCAGAAAGATAAGCCCAGGGCATTGCTGTTTCATGGTCAACAACACGCTTGGCGGATACGGATAGGAATACTGTTATTCATGTATCAGCGACATGGGCAAGCTGGACAGCTGGTGTACAAGTGTCCAGCTTGCTGCCTCGCCCTTCATTACAGTGCCACCATAGCGGAGAAAACGAACTCCGAATCCCAACGATGGAGAGATGCCAGCCTCAAGGAGGTTGAGGACATGAAAACATCGGTGAAATGCTCGATGAGCGAAAGTGTGCTTGTGCTTTTGTGAATGTCAATTTAGAATATACATGTTGAATACACACCTTTATATACACCACTTTTGACCATGTGTAGTGAGTGGAGATTTGGTATATctatccctatgtagtgtactgttGAGTATTGCATTGACATGTAAAGaatgaattgaaataaataaactgCTCACAGTCACACCTCTGTGTAGACATCATTTTATTTTCACATATTGTCACATTACAAGGACCCCGATCACACATACTCATATGCCTGAGAGCTGCGCCCCCAGTCAGCCATTATCAGGTCAGTCATTGTAGTTGTTTCTGAATCTCAACATGTTAGCTCTGTGCCCAGGGTATCCGCCTCGACGTGAACGTTCTCTATGAGGGTGAGGTCGATGAGGGTGAGCTCTATGGCTACTGTGTCTGCCAGTGACCATGTTGGTACCAGTACACTCAGAGTGCTTGTTACCCATCCTGTGCACCGGTCTCAATCTGAATCCTCTCTCTCGCCTCCAGTTGTTGGCTCTCCACGGGACCCCCATTCGGTCCCTTGCGGAGACACGTCGCTCACAGTTGGCGACAGTGGAACCCATGTCTGTGTCACGGGGTGAAGAGTTGAAGAATATTCTCCTGACGCCCAGTCGATCCTTGACCGATAGTCTCTTCATGGTCGACAGCTAGACCGCTGGGATCTGTGCCTGTACTTTTCCATGGCGTAGGTGTAACAGCGTCTGTCCGATCTACCAACAGTTTCTGCATCAGCGCTTACGTAGAGTATCGCAAAGGTTCCGATGGTGCTTAGCGAAAACTTCTCCGTATTCAGCCATAACCTGTTTGTTTGGGATGGCTAGGAACCTATCGAATGTGACATCCTTGAGTTTGTCACTCAGGTGACATTGATTCCATCTCTTGAGGTATACGTGTACAGCCATGACTTGCAACTGTGGGTAGTCTACATGAACCTAGGTCGAGATGTATAAAATGGTAAGTAACAGCATCTATGGGACCTCTAGACTTTGTCCACCTTCCACTTTGTCTCTCACCATGCGGTAAGGTCTGGATGTATTACACAGGGTTGGAGGACCGATACAACGATATAACAGGATCACATACAGTATTTACACAGTTGCATGTCCAGCTCTCTGAGAGGCCAGAGCAGACACACAGAATGGAACTGACTCAGAAGTTCAAAATGGCCAACTACCTAATGAGACATAAAGATGTCTATGATAAAGTAGTGGCAGCTATACAAGACCACAAAGGTCTTGGCCTAGATGGTAAACTGACAGACAGCATTGCCATGATGAAAAGGAAGCTGAGGCCTGATATGAAACACCCCGAGACGCTGATCCATATgatggaggcctacctgaacaaTAATGTAGCCTGGGATGTTCTGGTCCACATACTCAAAAGGCACAACCCTGACTTCAAAGTGTCGGATCTCGAGGCTCACGGCCTTGAGAAACTTGTGAAGTATGATATGCGTTGGAACCCGGAGATAAAGACATTATTTGAAGACACAATGTGGAACCTCAGTGATGCTACTGTGAAACGAGTGAAACTGTTGCTGACATGGGAAATCATCAAGGGGTATGAGCGTATTCCCTACGGACGTAGTGAGAGGCTAGACGTTTGTGACCTAGCAGACATGATTGTATCCCATCACCATAAACGCACATTGGTTGTGATGAGTCTGATCTTCACCTATCTCGAGGAAATTGACCTGGTTGTGGAACTAACCTCAGCTGCGGACAGATCAACACCACAGTGATCCCGGGTGACTACACTGATTTTAATGGAGCTGCAACGACACCGCACACTGTTTAAAACCATGGACAACACTGAAGGCTATTTGCTTGCAATGCGGTTCCAATGTACTGTCACGATGTATGTGCTACCTTTGTATATTAAAATGAAATAATTCTTTATATACTAATAGTGTGTGGCGAGTGGTCATTGTCAAAGCGGACATAAAAGAAACAACTGTCAGTGCAGGTGTGGGGTTGGCTAAACTACTAACAATCGGTGATTTAAAaagaaatatatatgtatatgtctAGGGCATGATATTTGGATTCAAGTAAGCTACACAAAGCAGTGGGCTCTCAGCTCTTCACAATAGTTGACACAATGGTtgactactacgactactacagtactacgtCTTGGTGGAGTAACAACAAAGACGGGTGGCTCAAAATCAGCTTGATCGGGGCTCCATTGTTAATTGTTTTTGGGCTGGTGTTGATCACCTACTGGACCCGTGAGCATACGGTCCCGTATTTATAAACCATGTTCGAGCCCACATTCACCTTTGTACCACCCTGTGTACGTTCCTCACGACTTGTTCGTTTGGCGATACGAGGTATGATGTGACAAACATGCAGGAGGACGTACATGTCATCTGCGCTACAGATTTGTCTGTGATCGGAGCTGTGGAAAGGGGTAAGGAAATCTTACGTTCGTACATATAAAAGCAGCAACTGTGACCAGTGGTGCGGTTACGGTTGTCTCACTCCCACTCTGTGTGTCACTCTACAGAACCTGAAACGATCGTGTGACACCGGGACCCGTGGTTAGGAAGACAGCCTTCGGCCTAGCCCTTCTACACCCTGGgacttttcttcttcttcttcttcttcttcttcttctcaccAAGACAACTGTCGGATGTACATACAATACACTATATACAACATATATCTGTAATCATCATGTCCTTGCTGTGTCTATATGTGTGAGACAAAATAAATGATGGAATACCTCACTACACATAATGTCTGTGGATGTTTATTAGCCGATGATGCATTGAGTAACCACAAACATTATACAAGTATGCAATTGGCAAAGGTGCTGATATTTCAGCAGAGGTTGGGTACATCCAAGATCATGGCTCTTGTATCCAAACAGGGGTACCTCTACTAGACCATTCATCCAGACAtggggtgtatatatatatgaaggATTAACGCTTTACCACATATACATTCACAGTCACACATATGAAGGAGTAACCCCTTTACCACATATACATTCACGGTCACAAACAACATCAGCCTGTATAATGGAGTATCGTAATACATTGGAGCGGTTCAAGGATGACATAGCAGAGAGGCATGTAGTGATCGGAGGTACCGTTGAACAAGTCCTCATGCGATTCCCGGATGGTGGGGATACACTCAGGTCATATGACAGTAAGACCAATAGGGTCACGACGATGTACAAGTTAATCGACCACTGCCTCAAGACCGAGGAACGGGCATTTGGATTCCTCGAGGTTATACGTGAGAGAAATCCCTACCTATATGATGACCTGTTTATGCGCGGACCAGGGGGAAAAGTCGGTGAGTGCAAACAACTGTACTGTGAAGTCAAGGCCTGGATATGTTGATCATGACTCGCTCTTAACTTAAGGTactctatgtgtctgtgtgtctgtttcagTCAGGACGGATCCTCCCGAATATAACCTCACAACCAAGGTGCAACGCGCACTGGTGATAGAGTCAACGATTTACTGTCTATGCCTGCGATGTGTTCCTACATCCAGAGGATCACTCGTATAATGCCCGCAATAGAAGTACTCATTGATCATGGTCAACTGCTTCCTGAAGAGGAATCAGAGTTCCGTGTAAACCGAAAAGATCAAATGGCATTGATTAATACACTGGAACAACTGTTCAGgggcaatacacccttcactacGGTCCCTGAGGCCAATAGGAGTTTCATCTCCTTGGTAGTGTTTTCGCGTAACATGCATGTGTTTGATATGCCAACAATGTCTATGGAAGATGTCTTTGTGTTATGTAGTGCCTGACTAGTAGAGCTGAGTCCTTTACCAAACCAACCAACATCTGTGTATTACAAACGAAATAAACACCTGTGAGTGGAAAGAGTGAAACACCTGTGTCTCCTTGTTCATTTCAAGGCCAGAGGGTTACATAAGCATGGGTATGTGTGCACCTACTACACCATTCAGACCATTCAGAGAAGATGTTATTGCATGTGCACGTATACCTTAGCGAGTATAGTATATCCTATACATATTGTCATATGTATGTTATCGTATGTTGTCCTCATTACTGTCCACATTAGGGCACATGTGGTGCACATTGACAAGGGCCCCGTGATGTTCCAGACCTTATCAAATGACAAGCTTTATAAGTAAGAGACTAGAGTAAGAGACTAGATGTATTTCAGTCAGATAGGTATGATAGACTTTATTGTATACAGCATAACACACTTTGTACAGACAGACCACAAACACCCACATCCTCCGCTGTCCATATAGAACAGCATGTAAAACATCATCATCACGGCCTCAAGGTTCCATTTCATTAGAGGCGTCACAGTCAAAGCGGACTATGCCACCGCCGTCGTGTACAGAGAACCCATACTTGGGTCCGGGTCTAGGCCTCTCCAGGTTCCACAATTCCCAGACATATTTCATGGTCTTAGCCATTAATCCGCAATTCAACTCTGTCCAGTACCTAGACCGGGTCTTTGTTGGGATCTTTGTGAAATGAGCCAGCTTCATACCCATAGTGTGATAGTCACACTCCCGAGGAGATCCTGCTCCCCACAGTAGCATCTTCACCTCTTTGCACCAAGACGAAAATGACTGGTAGTTGGTCACCACTCCGGTCAGCAATCTCTTCATCCCTAGTCCATAGGAATGATGTTATAATCGGTCCCACATAGAATCATGAAAACCAGCTTTTCCGTTCGGTATGTCTCGTCTCGAGTACATCTCCTTTCACGCGCATGTAAAAGTGGGGCCCTGATCGGTTCAACCTCAAGAAACGTCCGTAACTGCCCCTCGGTATCATCCCGTTCATGTACGCTTTACTCAACCGCTTGAGGCAATTCATTACATGTGTCTGTTCTTTCATCAGGACCACCTTATATTCTGCGTCTTTGTCTAGGTAGAGGTCGGGACTTGGTGTCCCTCGACACAGGAGATCGTCCTCTTCTTGCCGGTAGACGGGGGGTTATCCGATTCGGATCTCGATAGCGGACCCTCGTCAGATGTGGGGCACAGGGTTTCGAAGATATAACAGGCTGTTTCGGCACAGAGACGGCCATTGTTTACAGCCAGGGCCAAACCGTGCAATCTGTTCCGGGCGGTTGACTCAAAGAACCTATACAGAAAGGTGCAGTAGAGAGATCCCCTGATCCCGCCTAGGTAAAGGTACCTAGCTAGTTTCTCTTTAAAGTTGACATTGCCGTGATCATCCAGAATGACCTCCAAAGTGTCGTGTTGTTTTCGAGGCCCCGGGAGCAGGTATTCTTCCTCGGCTGAGATGTCGGAAAGCACTCGGAACCTATCCTCGCTCGAAGCCAGCTCCCCAAACGCCATGTTTCTTTGGGTGCTGTGTTCGGGAATGCCAAACAGCAGCTCTCCAAAGGTTGACATGTGCATGTCTCGATCCTCGTGGTAGCTCTTGTTGTCTAGCCTCATGGTAATGCCCTCGCGGCCGCAAGCCGTCAGCACGGCCACCACATCTGAATCTCCGGTGCACACGGTCACACTACCCTTCAGAATGTTTGCCAACTCCACGAGCAGCGTGTCGGCCTCTGTGGTGGTACACCGTAGACACGCGTCCCCGCAATACAGACACTTGTATAGTCTCGGGGTCCGCGAAGGTCGCCACAAAGACGCCCTCGAGTCCCTCGGGTCTGTCTATCGAGCCGTCTGCGGGATCCACGGCGGAGAGTTGACACTCTGCGGGATTCAGACCTTCGAAACGGTCGAGCATGTTTGCAAATACCATGTCGTCCTGGCACTCCCGGTACTCCAGGTACTTCTGGTGGAAAGACACCAGGTTATCGACCGAGGTTCCCTTTGGGAGCTCGCCCTCGGAGGAGTCTCCCTTGGCACCGGTCACTAGAAACAAGTCGTTTTTCATACCCATGTCGGCCAACAGCTTCATCATGGTGTATTCTATGGCGCACAGATTACGCTTACAGAACTCTATGTGAGGTACAGGGGTTCGGTTGAGTCTGAGCTCCTCACGGATGGTTTCTGGGCCCCGGAGCCGTCCTTACGAGCACTACACACAGGCTGGCTGCAGTCTCAGAGATGTAGCAAAGTGCCAGAGTTCTGGCCATGTTCACTATGGACGCCTGAGAATCACCCTCGATGTAGTCACTTTCCTTCACTTTGTGGATTACCATGAGATGGTCTATCAGAGTCCAATCCTGTCGCTTGCAGGGTCTGTCGATCAATTCGAACGGTGCCAGGTGAGGGTTTGCGAGCATTGCGTGGATAGCCTTGTGTTTCAACCCCATTTCGGTTCAAAGCGTTATCCGATCGAGTCAACAGCCAAATGGAGTAGGTCTGTAGTCTGTGCACACGGACAGTCTAACCTGGCCCACATTTAAGCCCAGTGCACACCTTGGTTGGATGTGGTTATGCACCCTTTGACAAATGCTCTAGGCTAGGGGCCCGGGGTTGGTCAAATGAGCCCTAGTTGGACGTTAGTCCTGGTTCGGTAAGTGTTTTCCTTGGTGCTTGGTTGCTGCTGTGGTGTTGTGGCGTAGGGAGAGTCCTGCTAAAGGACTATACAAAGAGAACATGTAAAATGTACACCGCATGTACGTTTTTTATTCCTCTTAGCCGTGATCTTCCTTGTCGTGATCCTGGTCGATGTCAACACGAGAGACATCATCCGAAACCCAGGTCAATGGCCCATCTACAGTCttcctgtttttaattttttcctGGTTGAACATTATGTTCCTATAACACAGGTCTTTAGGGTCTACCCAGGATACCCGTCTACTTGCCGAGGAGGCCAGCTGAGTTTCGACTCTCATGTTCACACACATAGGGGCTAGACAATTAAGCACCTGGGTGCAGAAACAGTTGAGCCACGGGAACTTGCTGCGTATACTTTTAGATATCGTGGGCCTTAAACAACTCCGTATGGTAACCTGGTTGGTCCCCGGTCTGATTATCACAAGGTATGCGGCTGACCGCTCTGCCATGCTCGGGTACGTGAGCGAGAACATCACCCAGGTCAGCCACAGCTGAGTGTTGTATCGCCACAGGGTAGTCTGGTCGATAATGTCGTTGTTCCTGGTCTTGAGCTCCAGCAGCGCTATGTTGTCATTTACTGTGTCGTGGGCAACAAGGTCCACCTCGGTGTAGGAGCCCCATGTGTCACGGATGGCCTTGCAGCCTCGCGTACAGCCGTTGTGGTACGTGTAGGATCCGGGTTCACCGAACATATCGGGCGTGGGCAAACCGGCAACCTTGAGGCCTGCGCAAATGGGAGTCAGGCACAGGGCCTCGAGCTGTGTGAGAATGAGGCGAGACACGGGCCCCACGTCACTTATCTTCTTCTTTCCGTTGAACACGTCCTTGCACTGTGCGTCTACCGCAACGCCTATACCGGTGGACATACGGCTCCTGTCCCACAGGCGTCTGCAGGCATCTGGGGTCAGGGCTTTAGACCTCACCAGTTGCAGCAGGTCTTCCGTGAACTTGGTGCCCTTGGACTCGGGAGCATTCAGGTTTCTTACATACTCAGGCACCCACTGGAGCGAGCTCTCCGGGTTGGCGTTCAGGTCCTTTACAACCCTGGTGAACAGATCCATGCTTATCATGTTGTGACCGGATGGCCGCTTCCTGCAGTACACCATGGAGTGTATGGTTTTGGTGATACCCTGAACCTTGTACCAACGGTGGTCGCCTGTAGACTTCGCACATCGTTCACCTCCTGAGCCTAAGAACTCGATCACGGGGTCTTGGAGCTTCATTGTATTAAATGTTCAAGGATTGCTAGGCTGATACTATAACCGGATCCCATTGATAAACAAAACCACAGAAAAGAGGACCGTTCGGGTACTCCCAATCTTGCAACGTGAGTAAATAAGGAAGGACAAAGAGAACCCGGGTAACCTAGGAACCCAGGGAGGAGGCCAGCGATTCCCTAAAACAGATATGAATCGCAAGAAACCAAGCCTTGGAGGCTTCGAGACATTGATATCCAAGAGCAAAGATCTGTTTAACAGCAGAATGTCAGCGATACCTAACGGCCCCATGCTGAGCAAGGTCCGTTTCAGGGGCAAGCTGGGAGGTGccattgcagtcatcacctctcTCATCGTGGGATTTCTCACCATTCCCAACAACGTTCTCTACTTCATTGACAACAGGCACGTTACCAGGACCACGGGCCGGCTGGACTCAGCCGCAACGCAGTCGCCTCCTTCAGAAGGCAGACCCGAATACCAGCACGCTTACATCCACGCAGGGATAGCCCTCATCACGCTCGGTTGCCTGGCCATGGTGGTGAGCATAGTGCTCAGCTACTTCGCAGCCAAGAGCAAAAGGAAACTGGACGACTCGAGGGCTCCTACGGGGTCCGGAGTCTACCAATAGCACCAGGACCGTGCTGACGTGCCTGATCATGATGAACATTGAGCTGTTCATGGCTGTGATCGCAGGCTGCATGGAGTTGCTGTACCGACCTCTGATCAGCAACCAGCAGAGGTTGCATAACATGGAGTGCGCTATCGCCGTGTTCAATATCATAATCTACCTCATGTACGTGGTGACCATGGTGCTGACATCTACCATCCTAAAGGGGAAGCACGAAAGGATCCCGGTTGATTGTCAGAGAGACATCCCGGATGTGGTGACCATACCCTCCTCAGCTCGAGACTACATGAGCAGCAGAAACGTCAACCCTTACAATTCGCAGTCCAGCTTCATGTAAGGACCTCCATCCATCGTCTCTGTAATCTCCACCTCTGTCTGAGCTGAGAACCGAGGGGATGGTAGCGCTAGACCTTACCCAGACCGTTTGGTATGGCTATAGTAGTGATATTTTCATGGAACCCAGAGTATGTTGAGTGTTGTGCACGGTGTTGTACGTTGTGTTTACAGCCCCAGTCCCCGGTGTAAAGATGTGCATCGCCCGAAACACAAAGCTGTCTACAAGACCCGGAGCTTCAGAAGGAATGCAAAACAATCTTGACACTGTCACTCATGGATAGACCCTAGGTCTCCTTACAATGTAAAATCAGTTGTGTAGCTTAACACATGTTGTCCCTATTGTGCCTTTGTTACTTGGTTGTTGGCGATGAACATTACGTGTCCCACTAGTGGACTACCCTCCCGTGTGCATTTCAACCTGAAATATATATGTGATTTTTGTGGTGTAAATGTGAGTAAATGACAGTGAATAAATGACAAGGAACAAATCGTCTTAGCCTCTGGTGTATCCTTTATTGACACAGGTTCATCACTTCAACATAACAATACTATGCATAGGAACATTGACAACATTCACAGGTGTAGGTAGGGATGATATGAAAGCGTACATGAGCTGGGTACATATTACCGACTCACGCCACTTCTTTATTCCAACCGGACAAGCGTGGCAGATAGGATAGTGGTAGACTGTGTAAAGACCTTCACTATAGGGCTATGCGTGCAGTGTGTACGGACATATATATTTACATGCGAATGGCACACATTAATACATCTCACACCACACTACATTAcccatataacacacacacacacacacacacacacacacacacacacacacacacacacacacacacacacacacacacacacacacacacacacacacacacacacggatcccATAGACGCTACAGTATAATAATCATAGAACCGAGTCATTAGGTTTCGAACAGCATACATGATGTCTCACGAGGCCAATATCGATACACACAGACCTAAACCCAGACCGATTACCAAGAAACGGTGCTTGGGGCACAACGATCACAACCTCTCTACCGAGACAGCCCAATCCTCCATGACATCCCAATGCAATGCCCTGTGTGACGTGCAAAATGAGTGCTCAAATCACGAAAGTCCTCCACGACGCAGACGCCGAAGCGGACGTTACCAGGTACCGGGCGAGGATGAAGTGGAGACAACCGTGAATGAGAAGAACAACAAGAAGCAACAAGACCAACACCGCAGTGTACAGTTCAGCAAGCCCATAGCCCAGGTACCGGGCGAGGATGAAGTGGAGACAACCGTGAATGAGAAGAACAACAAGAAGCAACAAGACCAACACCGCAGTGTACATTTCAGCAAGCCCATAGCCCAGGTACCGGGCGAGTGAACAACCGTGAATAGCAACGAGAAGCAACAAGACCAACACGCAGTGTAACATTTCAGCAAGCCCATAGCCCAGGTACCGGGCGAGGATCAAGTGGAGACAACCGTGAATGAGAAGAACAACAAGAAGCAACAAGACCAACACCGCAGTGTACATTTCAGCAAGCCCATAGCCCAGGTACAGTTCGTGTCCATGTCGGAAGACTCCAGGGAGGCACGCTCATCATATTGGTGGCGGGTTGCAGTCAATACCAAACTGCTCCGAAGGAGGATACGTCAGTTAGAGCCGTCAATATCTAGATGTCTAGACGAAAATCACCGGGACCGCATGAGGAACTATATACGGGTTAGGCTCGAGAGCGATTGTCACTGAGCGCTCCTCTGGGGAAACCTTATCTGGGCACAGCAAACTCTGCCCAGTCGATCACTGTGACAACAACTCGCTCTGCGCTCTCATCAAACCCACCTCGGATAACCCAAGCAGGCCTTCCTATACACTCCTACATCGCCACCAGTAATCTACACCAGGATCACACACCGAATCGACTAACGCAATGGCCTCGTGGTACAACTGTCTCCTGTTGAAGAACAGGACCCTGACAGATCacgagaaggaaaccctggaccGTGTCAATGTGAAATCCCTCAGCAGTGATGGAGTCAATGCAATGATAGGACCCAAGGACAGTCCCTTCACAAGACCCATGTACCTAGAGTTGACACACTACCACCATCTCGACTCTCTGTTAGCCATGCTTGCGAGCTACGTCGACCCGTCAGTGAAAAGCTTGTCTGACTACCCCGTGAGACACGTGCAATTTGCAGCACCGCAGCAACTCCTAGTCCAACCTTCACAAGACTCAAAGTAAATAAGATGACAGGGGCAACAGTCATCGTTGGAAACAACCAACACCACAAGATTTCCTGGACCCTGGATCTAGCACCAGCTGAGGCCGATCACTAATACCAACCCCAGTTCCATACCCTCCTCAGCTCGAGACTACATGAGCAGCAGAACCGTCAACCCTTACAATTCGCAGTCCAGCTTCATGTAAGGACCTCCATCCATCGTCTCTGTAATCTCCACCTCTGTCTGAGCTGAGAACCGAGGGGATTGGTAGCGCTAGACCTTACCCAGACCGTTTGGTATGGCTATAGTAGTGATATTTTCATAGAACCCAGAGTATGTTGAGCGTTGTGCACGGTGTTGTGCGTTGTGTTTACAGCCCCAGTCCCCGGTGTCAAGATCTGCATCGCCCGAAACACAAAGCTGTCTACAAGACCCGGAGCTTCAGAAGGAATGCAAAAAACAATCTTGACACTGTCCCTCATGGATAGACCCTAGGTCTCCTTACAATGTAAAATCAGTTGTGTAGCTTAACACATGTTGTCCCTATTGTGCCTTTGTTACTTGGTTGTTGGCGATGAACATTACGTGTCCCACTAGTGGACTACCCTCCCGTGTGCATTTCAACCTTAAATATATATGTGTTTTGTGGTGTAAATGTGAGTAAATGACAGTGAATAAATGACAAGGAACAAATCGTCTTAGCCTCTGGTGTATCCTTTATTGACACAGGTTCATCACTTCAACATAACAATACTATGCATAGGAACATAGACAACAGTCACAGGTGTAGGTAGGGATAATATGAAAGCGTACATGAGCTGGGTACATATTACCGACTCACGCCACTTCTTTATTCCAACCGGACAAGCGTGGCAGATAGAATAGTGGTAGACTGTGTAAAGACCTTCACTATAGGGCTATGCGTGCAGTGTGTACGGACATATATTTACATTCGAATGGCACACATTAATACATCTCACACCACACTACATtacccatatacacacacacacacacggatcccATAGACGCTACAGTATAATAATCATAGAACCGAGTCATTAGGTGTCGAACAGCATACATGATGTCTCACGAGGCGAATATCGATACACACAGACCTAAACCCAGACCGATTACCAAGAAACGGTGCTTGGGGCACAACGATCACAACCTCTCTACCGAGACAGCCCAATCCTCCATGACATCCCAATGCAATGCCCTGTGTGACGTGCTAAACGAGTGCTCAAATCACGAAACTCGTCCACGACGCAGACGCAGACGCAGAGGCGGAAGCAGACGCAGACGCAGAGGCGGAAGCAGACGCAGACGCAGACGCAGACGCGGACGTTACCTGGTACCGGGCGAGGATGAAGTGGAGACAACCGTGAATGAGAAGAACAACAAGAAGCAACAAGACCAACACCGCAGGGTACAGTTCAGCAAGCCCATAGCCCAGGTACCGGGCGAGGATGAAGTGGAGACAACCGTGAATGAGAAGAACAACAAGAAGCAACAAGACCAACACCGCAGTGTACATTTCAGCAAGCCCATAGCCCAGGTACCGAGGCGAGGATGAAGTGGAGACAACCGTGAATGAGAAGAACAACAAGAAGCAACAAGACCAACACCGCAGTGTACAGTTCAGCAAGCCCATAGCCCAGGTACCGGGCGAGGATGAAGTGGAGACAACCGTGAATGAGAAGAACAACAAGAAGCAACAAGACCAACACCGCAGTGTACATTTCAGCAAGCCCATAGCCCAGGTACCGGGCGAGGATGAAGTGGAGACAACCGTGAATGAGAAGAACAACAAGAAGCAACAAGACCAACACCGCAGTGTACATTTCAGCAAGCCCATAGCCCAGGTACCGGGCGAGGATGAAGTGGAGACAACCGTGAATGAGAAGAACAACAAGAAGCAACAAGACCAACATCGCAGGGTACAGTTCAGCAACCCCAATAGCCCAGGTACAGTTTGTGTCCATGTCGGAAGACTCCAGGGAGGCACGCTCATCATATTGGACGCGGGTTGCAGTTAATGCCAAACGGTTCCAAATGAGGTTACTTCAGGTAGAGCCGTCAATATGTAGATGTCTAGACGAAAATCACCGGGACCGCATGAGGAACTATATACGGGTTAGGCTCGAGAGCGATTGTCACTGAGCGCTCCTCTTGGGAAACCTTATCTGGGCACAGCAAACTCTGCCCAGTCGATCACTGTGACATCAACTCGCTCTGCGCTCTCATCAAACCCACCTCGGATAACCCAAGCAGGCCTCCTATACACTCCTACATCGCCACCAGTAATCTACACCAGGATCACCCACCGAATCGACTACCGCAAT
It encodes the following:
- the LOC121572251 gene encoding uncharacterized protein LOC121572251, with product MMSHEANIDTHRPKPRPITKKRCLGHNDHNLSTETAQSSMTSQCNALCDVQNECSNHESPPRRRRRSGRYQVPGEDEVETTVNEKNNKKQQDQHRSVQFSKPIAQVPGEDEVETTVNEKNNKKQQDQHRSVHFSKPIAQVQFVSMSEDSREARSSYWWRVAVNTKLLRRRIRQLEPSISRCLDENHRDRMRNYIRVRLESDCH